The nucleotide sequence CTCAATGCTATAATCTCATTCAACAATCTGTAGAGCTGCTGTTCTCTAACTCTTGAATAAAAACAACAGCTAGCTGTATTGGGCAAGTTACATTTCTGATTCTTTCTAAAGGTACTTAAGATGATATCAGCCTTTTTAAGTTCTTCACACTAGGGCATGCTGGTTTTTTTGTAGTGGTTTACCAGCAAGGTGTGCAAAACATGGGTGCAGACACAGAGATTTGCAATACAGAAATGTCTCTTCCACCACTGtgtctttttatctttttcttgtGACTACTGATTAggtattttgtttgcctttgacACTTGCATGCTCTAGGGTTTTCTGCATCTGAATTCTGCACCCTCAAAAATTATTGCTAAGAAAATACAAATTGCTCTGCCTTCCATGTGTGTAGCTTGTCTTTTGTGTGAGACGTTCCTAAGCTTATCAGACAACAGACACCTGCCAGTTCTCAGTGGCTCTCAGAAAATTAATGTATGAATCTTTTTTAGTCTTTCAACTGAAAATGTTACCTGGGCAGTGGATTTGCTGGCTGGTGATTTACTTTGGTCCACAGTTTGGGAATGACTTTTGTAGTCTATATGGCCTGAGTTTTCCCTTTCACTGGTGTTCTGTGAAGACTTTTCAGGTGGCCCTTGTATTTATTCTCCCATTTGTTCACCAGCTTGAATATGGCCAGTTTCATTCTTCTCAcatatttccatcttttttttctttaaagtaaaaagagCGTTTAGTTCTCTGAGACACTTAGGTTTTATTATACATTCATCCCATGTAATGCTCAGGAATATTCTTGTGCACTTGTTTTCTGATATAATACCTGTGGTGAAGGGCTGCTGAAGTTCCTGGAAGACTTGGACCAATTAATGTTGATGCATGTTGGGGATTCAAGAAACAGACAGGttttaaataaatctgaagaAAGAACCTAAAGAAACCAAGCTTCAGTTAAATAATACAATATTAATGATGTACAGGGAAACTTCAAGAGAGAGACCTATTCATAAAACTTTTCAACCACCATCTCCTGTAGGGGACATTTAAATAGAAAAGACTATATCGTAATTTACAATGTTCTTGTCAGTAAATAGCAGCAGCTATGAGAAGCCACCTGTTAGCTCTACTGCTCTCTCTAATTACTGTTATCCTACCCCTGAGATGTAAGTACTCATCTAAGGATAAAAATATCCAAATTCCTGATTCCTCTGGACAACATGTAACATAATTACACTTCTGTTGCATTTCAGGTGGCTGCACGGCCATTATCGGAGGACACCTTGTGTGTCCTCATTCCTGGCCTTATATGGCTGCTATCCAGAGAAAGAATTTAACTGAGTGTGGAGGAGCTCTTGTGGAAAAGCAATGGGGTTTGACAGCAGCGCATTGTGAAGAATTATCTTAGACTGGGGCAATTTTAACTCTTCATTGAGGTGGGGGATGGTATGCAAGCCTGTAAATAAAGAAAGGTGGATATTGATTTTTTAAGAATTGTTAAAAGCTGCCGTTCTCTCACTAAACTGATCTAAGAACTTGTCATTCTGTTTTAAGTTGTTTTGTAAACTACTGATCTACATAGTGTACTCCTAACCTTCATGACTTAGATTCTGCCAATTATGCATCTGAAAGAGCAATGCCTTAGAGGAGGGACTATATTCCAAAGAGCTTTAAGCAAATCTTACCTGTGTGCCTGGGACTAAGCCTCAAAACACACTGAGAGATGAAGTTGAATTAGAGGGAAAGACTATTCCTCCCATTTTAAGTGACATGGGCCCACAAAAACTGAACCTCAGTCATGACTATGACAAGGAGCCTTGTCCTTTTGACAAGTCAAATGTGGGCACAAGCATCCCTTCCCCAGGTGGGAAACCCTAAGGCTGGCACAGCTGTTGAACAGCTGGCTCAGGATAAGGAGGACATCTACTGTTCATGTTAGGAAGTAAAATGCCCAGGTTTTGCTAAAATGTTCTCTAAATTgttattttattcttctctccccaccccccctgtATTTTGAGTAACTAAAAGCAAACCAATTACAATAAACCTGTGCAAACCTGACCTCCTAAAACACAGTGTGGGCAGCTCGGCCAGCCTTCTTGCATGAGCTAGTCTGAAATAGAGGACACAGCTCCTTCTTTCTAAGGGAATTTGACTTTCACACTTCTTCAGCTGAATCAGGTTTTGTTGCGTTTTTTTGTAAGGGTAGACATATTCACACCTGACGTGCTGTTTTGgatatttacaaaacaaaagccaagccTTCCTCTTTGGAATTAAGGCATTTTTTAATGGGAGCTGGAGTCTCTCACTCTTCAGTCAAtggcagtgggtttttttggtctgttgtttttttctgcaagcttCTCTGTATGCACAGTGGCCAATTGCCTGGGCTTTCTGCAAGTCTAGCAGTTGCACCTCTGTAGGGAATGATACATGAATGAGTCCCAGGGATGGAGTTTAGTGAGTCTTATATAATTCTCACTGTGTAAGCATGCTTTGtagataaaaagagaaatttttagGATCCAGCACTGCCTTTGCAGCTATTTGCACGAGCAAACACTcacatataaataaatgaattgtATCTTTAAGTGAGACATGCAGCTGGAAtgaagaaaataccttttttttttgtttggattgaTAAAATCTGTGTTCTGGCTTGAATAAGTTGTCCTGTTGGTAGTGAGATTGTGTTCTGAAGATGAAGCACAGGAAACCAGTGGTATGTCTTCTGGCAATCTCAACTTACTGGGCTGCGTTAAGTTTAGCAGGGCAAAATGAAGAAAGACAAACTCTAATAAATAAATTTCTGATGATGCTCAGAGAGCTTGGGGGAGAGGGAGATTTATGAGTTGCTTAACTCTTACTGTTTATTTGCAGAAACTGGACACATAACTCTCTTTGGGTTTTGGCAGTCGCCCTTTTTAATATTCACTATAGGGGTGTCTTGAGTTAGGCAACACCCATCCTTCTTTCCTAGTGAGCTGAATCCTGTATTTAGTGAAGTTAAGGACAAAACTCATTAATATTAAAGATGTCCACTTTAGCAGAGCATTTACCTGTATGCATAATGCTCAGAATGACTATTGAGTATCAATGTGTGTTCTGACATCCCGTTGATGTCAGCAAGACAACCTACATGCTATTAGTCAGGCATGTTTCAGTCCTTTGCAGGATTAGGTCCTAAGTCCAAGGGAGACCATTAAAAGATTAATGGAAGGCATCAGTGCCAGCAGTCCTTGAGCAAGGGACTCTCCTTAAAAAGCCAGTAggctttttcattaaattaaGTCCAAACTCCGGAAATCCCTGAAGCTCACCTATCACACCATTATTTCACCAAACTAGACTTACAGTAAAGAAATGTTACTTTGCAGAGGAAAATACAAGCTCATGTCAAAACATCAAAATGAACAATATCCTTCCCTATGTTTTAATCATGTTATTGTAATATGAAATTGTGAGTATTGTGTTAAACGACTTTTGATTATCTTGAGAGATGTTGCTCAGTTTCAGTAGTGACCTTCTCTCCCTGTACTTTCTTTAAATTACAGATTAAACAAATCAGAAGTTAGAGTTGTTCTTGGAGCCCATCAAGCATCCCATAGCTGAAGAAGAACAGCAGATATTTAAGGTTATGAACTACTTCCAAGCCTTCCAGGTCTTCCAAGGAAAATGATATACTGTTCCTCAAGGTATTGTGTTAATTGCTGTTGTATTAGTATAAAAGGAATTTTGCTGATGATCGTTTGGCTATTCTTTGATACTGAAGAGTACGTTGTTTAGATAGCTTAACAATATCACAGAACACCCTGCTTTTGGTTGTACTAATGTAGATAAGGTTACAGGATTGCTGGCACTGTGAGCAAGGATGACATTTCTGGCCCATTCTGTGCTCTAAAACTGTCTTTAACCCACTCACTACAGCAACCCctccaaaaccccaaaagacatTCTTTAGTAATTTTTCAAAGGCAGTGCTGAAGTGATATATGCAATGGACTCTGAGTCACACCTGTATCCCAGAGGGACACTTTGTGCTGGACTAAGCAAAAATAGGGATGAAACTTACTGTTAATTATTTGGGCTAACCACATAAAGTAAAAGTATGGATAATACAGGCCATAGGTGAATTCAGCTCTAGGAGCACAGAGTGGTCACATACTGAAGAGGGCTCAGGACACTGAAGAATGAAACATGGAAAGATGTCCTTGCCAACATTATCATCCTGGATGCCAAAGTGGGGCAGGGCTGAAAGAATTTCCTGTGTACCAGCTCCTGTTCAGCCTGGCTCATGCCTCACGTGTCCCTGCACTGAGAACTCTGTTAATCCAGTGCTGAGATTGACATGAAGGCAGCCATGGGTGTTTTGAAAAGGGAGAGGGCAGTCTTTACGTGGGAAACCTGTAGATGGTGAAATGGTTCTGGAGGACTGCCTTCCTGGTACCAGTTGTTTCAGTGCTTATCCAAAGTCCCTGAGAAAGATAAGACTTGTACATCATCTTGCCTATACCTTTAGAAACATCATGACTTCAGTACGATGCCTAAGAAATCTTGCATGGATCTTTATTCAGGCTATGCTTTAATGTTACAGCTGTGATAATGAAGAAATAGTTTTATGTAAAAgatcaatatatatatttaaaataattgacaAGGTACAGTATATTATGACTATTACCACACGTGTGAAATAATTGGTGGAATTATATGGAAAGGGAAGTGATGACTTGAACCTGATTTCTAATATTTAGGTGGTATCACCAGTTTGATATGACAATGAGACAGGGAGGAAACTAGCAATGTCCCTTTCTGGAACTAGCTGGAGCATTTACAGACATCTGTGCCCCCAGCGACTTATCGCTGCCAAGCGTGAGAAGCTTCTTCTAGATGCTAGTGAACATTCTCCATCTGTTTCATTGCAAAGGCAGACAGGTTCATTTCACTGGCTTCTTCTGTGGCCACTAGCAACTTATCAGGAGAACCAGGTTATTTGTGAACACAATACCAAAACGGATTGCTAGGAAGTAGTATTTCTAGAGCTGAAAGTTACAAATCTGTTCCAGAATGACATGGATACCATAAACCCCTTTGTCTGAATTTGACACAGGAGGAGGGATAGCGTTAGTACCAGGGCTCACCTCCTATCTCTACAGTTCTGCTGTAATAGAGTACTAAGTAACTTGGGATGAACTGTCCATCTTTGGAAATTCCCACGAGCACTGGTGATAATAAACCATAAGGATTTTTTGGATAAACTTGTGATTTGTTGGAGtgcctttttaaaaaggtataaaGGCAGAATCATTTAACTGACAACCATTCAGCAACATATATAACCACCTGTGTGGAATCACTCATGGTGTGGTGACTGtgtgtaaaacagaaaatgtctgtTCAGTAGCTCTGAGCCCTTACCAAGCACATCGAGGATATCTGTTAGGGTTTGGCTATGTTTTCATTTACAGGCTTAAATTGGCCTCTGCTGAAGGATGAATCTGTTAGGTAAAGGCCAGCAAAACACAGACAGTTTGGATCATTTAAGCCCTTTTGAATCTCTCAGAGCAAAAACTTGGCAGTCTGAAGAGTTCAAGGCCTCATTTTAACCCAATTATGTTGCTGCTGCCATGTCTAATTggttatggctttttttttcatctttgttactGGCTACATTGCACTGAGCTTTGAGACTTTTCTGTGTGTCAGTCAAGCACCAGAGTCTGATCTCAACACAGAAGTTCAGTGGCAAGTTAGGTTCTTGAATAGGACATGGATCCAACAGCCTAAGTCCTGTGCAGGTTTTTAATTTCCTACTGTAATCAATGGGAAGCTAGGCTTGAACACACTACTGCTGCCATAGATAGGAAATTGCTATACAGACACCAGGGAAACTCTTGGATTTGCAAAGGGGCAATTAAGCTCAGGATCTGTTCCTAAATATTGAAAAGTGATTTATAAGAAAAGTATCGGTAAAATGAGACTAAATGCCAATTGAAACTAGATTatactttccttcctttctgcatgagaaagcatttttttttttcttttttccagctgaataaATACGTGCAACTTTTGCCTCTGCCTGACTCTTGTGAAGATACCAAACCTGGCACAACATGCAAGGTGGCCAGCTGGGGAGTCACATCTTCAGGAAAGCCATCAAAATATCTTTGGAAAGCAACTCTTAAAATTGTTGGTAGAAAAAGCTGTGAGAGCAAATATGGAAATTACACAAAAATAACCAGCAACATGTTGTGTGCTatagggaaaagaaattattgaAGAGAGATGGTTGCCAGGTAAGAAGCAAAGTTACAAAGAGGAAGTGATATGCTTTTAACAATGGTTCCCTTTTCACTGGGAACAAAGCAGTGCTAGACACTTAATGAGGCTGATCAGATTCACAGGGATTTTAACCACGTTTATAAGAGACTTTATTGCTGTGAAAAAGAAGTGTTAAAACTTTGAGTACTTTAGCTCAATGTATACAAGAAGATTGAGAATATGGGAATTTGAGTCTGGGATTATCTCAGTTAACCTCAGGTGCATTTCTTTAGCTAAGGTGATCTCCTTAGGCACCACCTGTAGTTATTGGAGAGGAAGAAGAACTTTCAGGGTCTGCATCATCTGACGCTTTCCAGATATCAATGTCCGAATAGTACAGAATTAACTGTACGCTTGAAAGTGCTGTTTGGATCTTGCTTTTGACATCTTCTGCGCCGAGTCCAGAAGGGCCAATTGCTAAAGAAGTGAGAATCAATTtatatcaacaacaaaaaaataccttttgaaaTAGAATTATAATAGGACTGTGCTGGTCTACAACATTGACTTCAAAGACTCCCTCAGGCTTGAAAAGCAACTTCTCCTTATACCTCACCCAAGTCCCATGAAGTGACATAAACCAACTGATCCATTTCATAGGTTGGAACAGGTTAGAAGCAACATTTCCAAACATGCTTATGCACTGCAGGTGGCACTGCATGCTCCTCTGAAGAGCAAGGAACACACATTGATAGTTACTTCTATTTTGTGTTCTAGGGAGATTCAGGTGGGCTGTTAATCTGTGCTGGTCGATACAGTGGGAttgtttcttttggaaaagtaTGTGGAAGAAGAGACATTCCTGGAGTTTATACATGACTGACTGAAAAATGTATTgactggataaaaaaaaataatttcccttcaCAGAGATCCATGAGACAGGCAAGACAGTTTTAATAAATACTGTGCTGTGCATTAGAACTAGATGATGCTGCTTTAGTGCGCCACCTTTAAAAAGTACTTTACAGCTTTACTAACACCACCACAGCTTTATAAGAACAGTTCAAAGTATTCCCCTTTGTACAGATAATGTTTACTCATCTTTAGTAGGAAACTCTCTCTTAGATAACACAATTTGTATTGGACTTCACCTTACTACTTAGTGTGATGGGAAAGTACTGATCACCTTATTCATTGTGCCTGGGATGAGGCAACATTTTTGAATGTGTACttacagaaaaattcagtttcagacTGACAGTGAATGAGATGCCtgctgaatgagaaaaaacagaacaaaagcttTAAATGTTCAAATGTTTTGCTGTGATGTTATTCAAAACTAAATACTTCAATTCTCCAttactaaatatttatttaactaaattaattttcaaagagTTAAAGTattaaacagataaatatttttccaactaACCTTCCattatgagagagaaaaaaaaaattctcttctttttcctaggttattttccctaatttttttttggtgatcAACAAAATAATCTCTTCTCACAGCTTGGTTCATGATCTCACACTTTCAGGGAATGGTCACTTGAAAAAAGTATAATAACTGTTTGTAATGGGAGTAACTGTACTTCTCTAACACAGTGCCTATCTAACATCtgtcaaaacaaacaagaattttGCTATGGATTTCAACAGGCTTCTACTAACAGGAGAACCTGCTATGTTTCTGAAGAAGCCTGTGGTTATCTTGGTGTATTCCCATTATCTTCCAAATATTctctatgtcttttttttccaacagtttgGAAGTGACCATCAGCAGGGTTTCTCTGCTTCTTTGGTTATAGCATTAGTATGTACCAAATACTGTAAACTTTGGAATGTTGCAGAGGCATGAATAAATAACTCCAACACATCAGCATACTGGCCTTGATTATTGACCAGCAGCCGTGTCACTGCATTGAGCAGAGCAAGCCCTGTCTCATAAAGGCTGTgcagataaagaagaaaatggacactgcaaagctgagaagaaaatggGGCTGGTAGTTGGCCATAGTGCAATAAAACCTGCTGGTGTGGTGTATGGGGGCTTGATCCAAGTCTCACTGAAGGTCATGAGAAGGAAGATCTTAAAAGATGCCAGCGAGAATTGACTCAGGACTGGAATAAATAAGGACAGAAACtgggaaaaactggggaaaaaagtggaagCGATATAAAAGTGGAAAGAATAATACACCACTGTTAACGCTTTTCAGCTGGGGGTCTCAGAGGATGTTGCAAACACAAATTAGTCCCTTTTATCTTTGTCAGGTAAGTAACAGAAAGGATAATCTTCTTCTTCCCATCCCACAGGAGACTTTTCGCACCCTGCAGCCAAATAACAACTAATTGGTGTTTATCCTCTCAAAGGCAAAGATTTCACTCGCTCTATTCCTGTGAACAGTGGCTGTCTCTCAGTCACTGATGGGAAATAATGAGTGACAAGAGTCTGGAAACCATAACCCAGCAGGTTAATTCCAGTTCAGGTATTGGGCTTGGTGTGTATGATCTCCTGTAATGACTTGACTTCATTTAcagcacctttttttctcttatggGTGATGTAGCAGGTGGAAGGGCATTACTGCCAGCCCCCCAGGGCACCACCAGGCCTGactgcccctgcccagcccccggggctccccccccaccccgcacacAGCCCGAGACCCATGTCCACCCCCAGGGtcatcagcccctgccccagcaacgctgcagcagggctggtctccagctcccctcagcctggccctgccctgccatGGGCCCTGCTGAGCCAGGCCTACCCACAGGCTGACATCTCGGCCTGGCCTtggcctgtccccagggaggtgcaggACCAGTGAGCCAAGCAGTAACCTTGACTCATTTTCTGTCCACCCTGAGGCGAGCAGAGTCTTTATTCCCTCCACATGCAACAGGAGGGAAGACTTTGCTAGCACTGAAATCCCCATGTCTTGAGGAAGTGCCTGTCCCTCTGCCCCTCTGGGTGAGGGGCACTCTGGGCCAGGGAACATGGTTGGAGTTTTGCAGCGGGGCTGCAAAATGCCTGCCATTCTGCATTTTATTAGCACCTGTGAAAGCACACAGCGGAAAGATATCTGGTTCTGCAGCCAGAGGTAGGCAAAGGTGCAGGTAAGGGTGAGTGTTGGCTAAACAAGGTGACTACTGGTATCACCGCTGAAACCACTGCTGGGCTGGTTCTCAGAACTGAGCTGAAAACAGGAAAGCCACAGAGAGGAGCTCCAGGTACGTTACAGGTTTACAGTAACAGACACCCACAAAGACTGACAAAATTAAGCTAGAAACACATTCTCACTCAACTGAGAGGAGCTCATATTCAGAAGCTTGTGGTGGAATTTACTGTAGATTCCAGTTGTTTCCATCACAGTATTTGCAATTCCACTTTCCTTCAGTATGAGAAATCTCATCTTCTTGCCTTTAACCTGTCACACCTCAACACTAATCTCTAGGTGCCTGTGAGGTTTCCCCTTGCACATGACCTCCCAGTTTCCAAATACTGGCCTCTTGTACCTGACCAGCTCTCCCATACTATCTGTTTTGATGTTTACTGGAAATTTCTGAGTGGATTAAAGGAGTTCGGCCCCAGGAATCCTTCTGCCCTtggccagggctgggctgctgtgTACGCTTGTACTTTGCAGTTTGGTCTCTGCTGAGTTGACTTCTCTGTCAGACATTTGCGTCTATCTCTGGTTTTACTGAGGTCTTCCAGGTAAGCGTTATTTCTTAAAGACTGTTTGCTGAGAAGTCTGACTTGCTCGTTGCTTGTCACATAGTCATATTTGGGCATAAAGAGCAGCCACTAAGCTTGACCAGGCCATGCAAACAGATGACATACGGCACTGACATGGGATGCATGGTGCTGATGTAGAGTGTACGGTGCTGACATATGGCTGATGGCTCTCTATTCAACAGAAGGGGCTGACAATGCATATTCACATGTCACACAAGGATGCAGATGCCAGTTAGCTTTAGTCCTTATGTCGTTCTGCCCTTGTACTGGGCAGTTGTGGCTGATGTTTTGTACTTTTTTGGCTGTACATCTAATGCACTGTATGTTCAATGtgggaatctttttttttttaaacaaacttctaGTTCCCAGTACAGAGGGTGGCATTTTCTATTGTCAACAATTGTTGTTTCCTCAAAGTGCAGTGATATGTTTGGAGCATGGATTGCCTCCACAGCTACTAGTCAGTCTTTGTTTTATCTTCTGAATACAGAACCGTCTGCCATTTAGCAAGCTGTAAAAGTAACCTTCCTTTTGGGCAACTCAATCTGGCATCAGgaagaaacatttagaaaacagaattaaaacaaagcaagccatCAGATTTTCAAGATAATTTTCTTGGATATTTGCTGGAGAGAAATAAAGATAAAGTCAGAACACTCTTTCAAAGTATGAATGGGTCAGTTCACCATAGTCAGACGTATCACAGCAGTCATTTTAATATGTCTGTTACATCTTTTAATTATGATTTACTATTTCCAAAATTTATCTTCATCTCATTAATGATCTGGCAGATGGTTCAGACACCTCCATCCCAGTATGTTTATAACCCCACAGTCATCTGATGAAGCTCTTTTTGGATTGACTAATAATACTTAATAATCAATACCTAACAGATTGCAAGTAGGTTAAATCTAACTGTAATTCAATTCAAGGTGGCACAGGTTGCTTCAAAGCCATTGAAATAGCTGTGAAACATGCATTGAGAGTCAGCCACTAACTTCACAAAAAGTTATCGAGTCTAAAAGCTGTACGAAGACTCACATCCTTCTCATGACAAAGAGGAAACCACAGAAAGATGAGCAAAAAAGCccttatttaatgaaaaatagaacagaaactTAGAGATCTTAGCTACTTCTGAAGGCACAGATTTGATTCAACGTATAAGCAATGGAGTTTCACAGGGTTCTTTCTTACGTATATTTGTTTGTAAAAACCAAGAAACTTTGCCCTATTAACACACTGTAACAAAACCTTGATTTCAATAAAATATCAAACCTCTCTGCTGCCACATTGCTTTAAGATAAGCAATAATTAAAACAGTGATAAcatcagtaaataaaaaaaaaaagttactttaatcATTGTTAACCACTGCTGTCGTAAAAAAATACTAGTCATGAGAATTTAACTAACCATTTCCATTTAAGTGAACAAATGGCACATAGTTGTTGGTTTAGGTTCTCTTGAAACCATGCAGAGCATGTTACCTATCAGGATGTAGTGTCCAGTTTTCTCGGAACATCCCTATCTCAAGCTGTTAAAACCAAAGCCGTATCACACTTCCTTTCAGCCCCCTTGGTACCAGATAAAAGCAGATGTGTGGAAAGAAGGGGGAGCTCTGGACTAGCGTGTTTGCAAAACCCCGGACATTTTCAGATGGCAATGGACCACACTGACAGTGATGTGGCTTTCACTGATTAAAATCTGGAGTGTACATATCCCATGCCAAAAGCCACAGTCCTGTCCTAGCACTGGTCTTAGCAGAATTCAAGTAACAAATGGTCACCGTAAGCACACAATTATTCTCTGAACTGAGGCTTCAGGCATGCTGAAGGAGCATTGTGGAGAAACTTGCACTGTTTCCTTTCACGGAGACAGAAGATAAACTTGCTGGTACTGCTgcatagttaattttcttcctgtaataTTTCAGTGGGATGGGTTCTAACTGCAAGTTTTCTTGGGGACGCCTCTACACTAAAACATGAGTATGTGAGAACATGAGTGTGCTGAAAAGTGTGATACAGGGGGCTATGGTGCTGATGATTCAAGGTACACCAACCTCAGAAGTTATCTCTGTAGCCAGAGGGGAGTGGTAAATGGGTGGTTTGAGTCAACTTGCTGTCCTGTGAATTAGTTTGTGGAGCTGTGAAATGAgactctgctgcagcagcaatcaGACAGGCAGTGCCACAGTGAGATTTGACAGGGTCTGCACATCAGAGCCCTGAATTGTTAAATAAAGTCAGCTTGTGTATTCTGTCTTATGAACAATGGTGTTGATCTTATCAGGTGGTCTCGGCCTCATTATGCAGAAATATTGAGAGTATCTGCACAAGGTAAGAGCACAGCTTGTGATAACGCAAGAAATAGACTCAATTCTAATGGGATATTTAAAGTGTTTCTCTTCCAggcttctttcccttcccttgtttgtcctgtacccagttaCTGAAGTCAGGGTCACAGTAACA is from Harpia harpyja isolate bHarHar1 chromosome Z, bHarHar1 primary haplotype, whole genome shotgun sequence and encodes:
- the LOC128136696 gene encoding LOW QUALITY PROTEIN: granzyme A-like (The sequence of the model RefSeq protein was modified relative to this genomic sequence to represent the inferred CDS: inserted 1 base in 1 codon; substituted 1 base at 1 genomic stop codon) → MRSHLLALLLSLITVILPLRCGCTAIIGGHLVCPHSWPYMAAIQRKNLTECGGALVEKQWGLTAAHCLNWPLLKDESTKCQLKLDYTFLPFCMRKHFFFSFFQLNKYVQLLPLPDSCEDTKPGTTCKVASWGVTSSGKPSKYLWKATLKIVGRKSCESKYGNYTKITSNMLCAIGKRNYXKRDGCQGDSGGLLICAGRYSGIVSFGKVCGRRDIPGVYTXLTEKCIDWIKKNNFPSQRSMRQARQF